A portion of the Deinococcus peraridilitoris DSM 19664 genome contains these proteins:
- a CDS encoding GH1 family beta-glucosidase yields the protein MTISKQDFPANFIFGVATSSYQIEGATREDGRGDSIWDTFCREQGRVSDGTSGDVACDHYHLWESDLDLIKAMGVDAYRFSVAWPRVQPDGKGAINPKGLDFYERLVDGMLERGLKPYLTLYHWDLPQTLQDDGGWVNRETAYRFAEYARVVAERLGERVASYATLNEPWCSSILSYQIGEHAPGLRDRKLALAAAHHLLLGHGEAVAAMRSVVPASDLGIVLNLQPAYPASQAPEDVAAARFADGTFNRWFMDPIFRAEYPQDIWDAYGADVPQVQDGDLVRIAQPIDFLGVNYYSRSVNGASGNVKPDESSYTHMGWEVYPQGLTDLLVRLNEDYTLPPMFITENGAAYPDELQGEGVHDTERVEYFKAHLGAVAQAVKQGVNMGGYFAWSLMDNFEWAWGYSRRFGLIYVDYDSQRRVWKDSARWYRDLLQPVAVAQ from the coding sequence ATGACCATCAGCAAGCAAGACTTCCCCGCCAACTTCATTTTCGGTGTCGCCACCTCCTCGTATCAGATCGAAGGAGCGACCCGCGAGGATGGACGCGGCGACAGCATCTGGGACACCTTCTGCCGCGAGCAGGGCCGTGTCAGCGACGGCACCAGTGGTGACGTGGCCTGCGATCACTACCACCTCTGGGAAAGCGACCTCGACCTCATCAAGGCGATGGGCGTGGACGCCTACCGCTTCTCGGTCGCCTGGCCGCGTGTGCAGCCGGACGGCAAGGGAGCGATCAATCCCAAGGGCCTGGACTTCTACGAGCGTCTGGTCGACGGCATGCTGGAGCGTGGTCTGAAGCCCTACCTGACGCTCTACCACTGGGATCTGCCGCAGACCCTGCAAGACGACGGCGGCTGGGTGAACCGAGAAACCGCCTACCGCTTCGCCGAGTACGCGCGTGTGGTCGCCGAGCGCCTGGGAGAGCGCGTGGCAAGTTACGCCACCCTCAACGAACCGTGGTGCAGCAGCATCCTGAGCTACCAGATCGGCGAGCACGCTCCAGGTCTGCGCGACCGCAAACTGGCGCTGGCAGCTGCACACCACCTGCTGCTGGGACACGGCGAAGCCGTTGCGGCCATGCGCTCGGTGGTGCCCGCCTCTGATCTCGGCATCGTGCTGAACCTGCAGCCTGCCTATCCGGCCTCGCAGGCGCCCGAGGACGTCGCCGCCGCCCGTTTTGCCGACGGTACCTTTAACCGCTGGTTCATGGACCCAATCTTCCGCGCCGAGTACCCGCAAGACATCTGGGATGCCTACGGCGCCGACGTGCCACAGGTACAGGACGGCGACCTGGTGCGCATCGCACAACCCATCGATTTCCTGGGCGTGAACTACTACAGCCGCAGCGTCAACGGCGCGAGCGGCAACGTGAAACCGGACGAGTCGAGCTACACCCACATGGGCTGGGAAGTCTATCCGCAGGGACTGACCGACCTGCTGGTGCGCCTGAACGAGGATTACACCCTGCCCCCAATGTTCATCACCGAGAACGGCGCGGCTTACCCCGACGAACTGCAAGGCGAAGGCGTACACGACACCGAGCGCGTCGAGTACTTCAAGGCGCACCTGGGCGCCGTCGCGCAGGCTGTCAAGCAGGGCGTCAACATGGGCGGCTACTTCGCCTGGAGCCTGATGGACAACTTCGAATGGGCCTGGGGCTACAGCCGGCGCTTCGGCCTGATCTACGTGGATTACGACAGCCAGCGCCGCGTCTGGAAGGACAGCGCACGCTGGTACCGCGACCTGCTGCAACCCGTGGCCGTGGCGCAGTAA
- a CDS encoding glycoside hydrolase family 3 N-terminal domain-containing protein: MRIPVLLASLTVTLAAQSTSAQSTTSPAAAPPLPYQDRAQPVEARVADLLARMTLTEKIGQLTQINVTRLMGQNEWDRGPLSERWLDVVLGEHQVGSLLSGGGSAPVPNTPEAWARMTNDLQRYTLTHSRLKIPLIYGVDAVHGHNNVKGAPLFPHNIGLAATFDVNLTRDINALTARALRATGISWNFAPVADVGRDPRWGRFYETFGEDPTLTAQLVVASVQGLQGEKLGPATVAATLKHFIGYSVPQNGRDRQPAQISRESLQRVHLPPFQAGMKAGAATVMINSGALNGEPAHSSRGLLTELLREELKFPGLAVSDWEDIARLQTVHKTASTYQDAVRQALGAGIDMSMVPNDAPAFTSAVKTLVENGSLPLARVDEAVRRVLALKFELGLFEQPYVDPAAAGSAVTAGQDLALRAARQSMTLLKNDSELLPLKGRRSVVVVGRRAVDPRSQLGGWSIGWQGLPENEDIPAVTVLDGMKQVLPKGTRLTYSEDLSAALPANTDAIVAVVGEAPGAEGEADNPGLTLPQEDVALLRRALGSGRPVVAVLLAGRPLLLPDDVQRGLRALVMAYLPGSEGGRAVADVLYGNTSPSGRLPFTWPKSVSALPMIEGATPGQNAQALYPFGTGLSYTRFQYAGLSVQGAGARQTAQVRVTNSGQVAGGHTVLAFARPASGGTAGGERLLVGFTRVTLKPGETRTVALPLDLTSLRVAAPGQAVQSAELSVGELRTALPTP; the protein is encoded by the coding sequence ATGCGCATTCCCGTTCTGCTCGCCAGCCTGACCGTGACCCTGGCCGCCCAGTCCACCTCTGCCCAGTCCACCACTTCTCCGGCCGCCGCACCTCCCCTCCCCTACCAGGACCGAGCCCAACCGGTTGAAGCGCGCGTCGCCGACCTGCTGGCCCGCATGACCCTGACCGAGAAAATCGGGCAACTCACCCAGATCAACGTGACGCGGCTGATGGGACAAAACGAGTGGGACCGCGGGCCGCTCAGTGAGCGCTGGCTCGACGTGGTTTTGGGTGAGCATCAGGTCGGCTCGCTGCTCAGCGGCGGTGGAAGCGCGCCCGTACCGAACACGCCCGAAGCGTGGGCCAGAATGACCAACGACCTGCAACGCTACACCCTCACGCACTCACGCCTGAAAATCCCGCTGATCTACGGGGTGGACGCCGTGCACGGTCACAACAACGTCAAGGGCGCGCCGCTCTTTCCGCACAACATCGGGCTGGCCGCCACCTTCGACGTGAACCTCACGCGTGACATCAACGCCCTCACCGCCCGGGCGCTGCGCGCCACGGGCATCTCCTGGAACTTCGCGCCGGTCGCCGATGTCGGCCGTGATCCCCGCTGGGGACGCTTCTACGAAACCTTCGGTGAGGACCCGACCCTCACCGCTCAACTGGTCGTGGCCAGCGTGCAGGGCCTGCAAGGCGAAAAGCTGGGGCCTGCCACGGTTGCCGCCACCCTCAAACACTTCATCGGGTATTCGGTGCCGCAAAATGGACGTGACCGTCAGCCCGCCCAGATTTCACGCGAGTCATTGCAGCGCGTGCACCTGCCTCCCTTTCAGGCAGGCATGAAGGCCGGAGCGGCCACCGTCATGATCAACAGCGGCGCCTTGAACGGTGAACCTGCCCACAGCTCACGCGGCCTGCTGACCGAGCTGCTGCGGGAAGAACTGAAGTTTCCCGGACTCGCCGTGTCCGACTGGGAGGACATCGCGCGCCTGCAGACCGTTCACAAGACCGCGTCCACCTACCAGGACGCCGTCAGGCAGGCCCTCGGCGCCGGAATCGACATGTCCATGGTTCCCAATGACGCTCCAGCGTTCACCTCGGCGGTGAAGACGCTGGTGGAAAACGGCAGCTTGCCACTCGCGCGGGTGGACGAGGCGGTGCGGCGTGTGCTCGCCCTCAAGTTCGAGCTGGGACTGTTCGAGCAGCCTTACGTCGATCCGGCCGCGGCCGGGAGCGCGGTGACGGCAGGCCAGGACCTCGCCCTGCGTGCGGCGCGTCAGTCCATGACGCTGCTCAAGAACGATTCCGAGCTGCTTCCGCTGAAAGGACGCCGCAGCGTCGTGGTGGTGGGCCGACGCGCCGTCGACCCACGCTCGCAGCTGGGCGGCTGGTCGATCGGCTGGCAGGGCCTGCCCGAAAATGAGGACATCCCCGCCGTGACCGTGCTGGACGGCATGAAGCAGGTGCTGCCCAAAGGCACCCGGCTGACCTACAGCGAGGATCTGTCCGCCGCGCTGCCCGCGAACACCGACGCGATCGTGGCAGTGGTGGGCGAAGCGCCCGGCGCCGAGGGCGAAGCCGACAACCCTGGCCTCACACTGCCGCAGGAAGACGTCGCCCTGCTGCGCCGGGCCCTCGGCAGCGGCCGCCCGGTGGTGGCCGTGCTGCTCGCGGGCCGTCCGCTGCTGTTGCCCGACGACGTGCAACGTGGGCTGCGCGCCCTGGTGATGGCCTACCTGCCCGGCAGTGAGGGTGGACGGGCCGTGGCAGACGTGCTGTACGGCAACACCAGCCCGTCCGGCCGCCTGCCCTTTACCTGGCCCAAGAGTGTCTCTGCGCTGCCCATGATCGAGGGCGCCACACCGGGCCAGAATGCTCAGGCGCTGTACCCGTTCGGCACCGGCCTGAGCTACACCCGCTTTCAGTACGCCGGGCTGAGCGTCCAGGGCGCCGGTGCCCGGCAGACTGCGCAGGTCAGGGTCACCAATTCCGGCCAGGTCGCCGGTGGGCACACGGTGCTGGCTTTCGCGCGGCCCGCCTCCGGAGGGACGGCAGGCGGAGAGCGGCTTCTGGTCGGCTTTACGCGCGTGACGCTGAAGCCCGGCGAGACCCGCACCGTCGCCCTGCCGCTCGACCTGACTTCGCTCCGCGTCGCGGCTCCCGGCCAGGCAGTCCAGAGCGCCGAACTGAGCGTGGGCGAACTGCGCACAGCGCTGCCTACGCCCTGA
- a CDS encoding monovalent cation/H+ antiporter complex subunit F, which produces MLAVNIALVVVALSTVLVTYRVLRGPSWGDRIMAFDFLSVNLVVLFVLLAIRERFASFLDAALVLSLLGFLGTVALARFLLLGRVMK; this is translated from the coding sequence ATGCTCGCCGTAAATATTGCGCTCGTCGTGGTCGCGCTGTCCACCGTGCTCGTCACTTACCGCGTTTTGCGCGGCCCCAGCTGGGGAGACCGCATCATGGCCTTCGATTTTCTCAGCGTGAATCTGGTGGTGCTGTTCGTGCTGCTTGCCATTCGTGAACGCTTCGCATCGTTTCTGGACGCGGCGCTGGTGCTGTCGCTGCTGGGCTTTCTGGGTACGGTTGCCTTGGCGCGCTTTCTGCTGCTGGGGCGGGTGATGAAGTGA
- a CDS encoding HAD family hydrolase → MLRALIFDFDGTLLDTETLEFRRWQAFYTERGRELELSAWQQGVGTWGAFDPWAALEVAEHERAPLYEPLRAAILADIEASDLRPGVRTLLLQAQDAGLRLAIASSSDRSWISRWLAQHGLGDTFEVLATRDDVAQVKPDPELYLLALHRLGLRSEEVLAIEDSFHGATAAHRAGLKVVVVPNDVTRGQPFLESWPPLDGFEDGLSGLLQAAGVSAASPG, encoded by the coding sequence ATGTTGCGCGCGCTCATCTTTGATTTCGACGGCACCCTGCTCGATACTGAGACGCTGGAATTCCGCCGCTGGCAGGCTTTTTACACCGAGCGAGGACGGGAACTCGAACTCAGTGCGTGGCAACAGGGTGTGGGGACCTGGGGCGCTTTTGACCCGTGGGCCGCGCTGGAAGTGGCTGAACACGAGCGCGCGCCCCTGTACGAACCCCTGCGTGCTGCGATTCTGGCGGACATCGAAGCTTCGGACTTGCGGCCCGGCGTGCGCACCCTGCTGCTGCAGGCACAGGACGCTGGGTTGCGCCTGGCAATCGCGTCCTCCAGCGACCGAAGCTGGATCAGCCGCTGGCTGGCGCAACACGGTCTGGGCGACACGTTCGAGGTCCTCGCCACCCGCGACGACGTTGCCCAGGTCAAACCCGATCCTGAACTGTACCTGCTGGCCCTGCACCGGCTGGGCTTGCGTTCCGAGGAAGTGCTGGCCATCGAGGACTCATTTCATGGGGCCACGGCCGCGCACCGTGCCGGGCTGAAGGTCGTGGTGGTTCCGAACGATGTGACGCGCGGTCAGCCTTTTCTGGAAAGCTGGCCCCCGCTGGACGGCTTCGAGGACGGGCTGTCCGGGCTCCTGCAGGCCGCCGGGGTGAGCGCGGCCTCGCCGGGGTGA
- the mnhG gene encoding monovalent cation/H(+) antiporter subunit G: protein MNDTFVWARDLPILLGAFFVLTAAVGVLRFPDLYSRLHASSKLVTLGSAGIFIGAIVEFAEVEVAARVLAILAFQFLTTPLSAYIIANAAYLRGLPPRLERPGADEWNALGLAEEEAAPHPARAAAQTRRE from the coding sequence GTGAACGACACGTTCGTGTGGGCGCGCGACTTGCCGATCTTGTTGGGCGCGTTCTTCGTGCTGACCGCCGCCGTCGGCGTGCTGCGCTTTCCGGATCTCTACAGTCGCCTGCACGCTTCGAGCAAGCTGGTGACGCTGGGTTCGGCGGGCATCTTTATCGGCGCCATCGTCGAGTTCGCGGAAGTGGAGGTGGCCGCGCGCGTGCTGGCGATTCTGGCGTTTCAGTTTCTGACCACGCCGCTGAGCGCCTACATCATCGCCAACGCCGCGTACCTGCGTGGCCTGCCGCCCAGGCTCGAGCGGCCCGGCGCCGACGAATGGAACGCGCTGGGACTCGCCGAGGAAGAGGCCGCGCCTCATCCTGCGCGGGCCGCGGCCCAGACGCGCCGCGAGTAG
- a CDS encoding serine/threonine-protein kinase: protein MTSAAPITGFSLLRLLGRGNSAWVHLAVDEQGRRVALKLPFPETLADPESAERFANEVRLSLQLRHERLVIGHTGVAFGPGTHLAMRYFPEGTLSRWLEMGKLTTSESLGILADLAGALTYLHAQGVVHQDVKSQNVYLDSGRAALGDFGSAYFTTQGGKTAGSPFYMAPEIYRAEGSSPASDVYSLGILAYEMLTHERPFRGSTYEQLMAAHLASYPRPLVNQAPEVPRPLALLLERAFAKSPQERPDAPTLLRALEGALGRAPETGPFTPVTAAANPVVVGRHGPTTRGVGAASTLSSPEKPDRENKPAFWNPFKKR from the coding sequence GTGACCAGCGCCGCGCCCATCACTGGCTTCTCCCTTCTGCGCCTGCTCGGGCGTGGCAACAGCGCCTGGGTTCATCTGGCCGTGGACGAACAGGGACGCCGGGTCGCGCTGAAGCTGCCGTTTCCCGAGACACTCGCCGATCCCGAAAGTGCCGAGCGCTTTGCCAACGAGGTACGCCTCAGCCTGCAGCTGCGCCACGAGCGTCTGGTGATCGGTCATACCGGCGTGGCGTTCGGTCCGGGCACCCACCTCGCCATGCGCTACTTTCCCGAGGGCACCCTCAGCCGCTGGCTGGAAATGGGAAAGCTCACCACATCCGAGTCGCTGGGCATTCTGGCTGACCTCGCGGGCGCCCTGACGTACCTGCACGCCCAGGGCGTGGTGCATCAGGACGTCAAGAGCCAGAACGTCTATCTGGACTCCGGACGCGCGGCGCTGGGTGACTTCGGCTCGGCCTACTTCACCACTCAGGGTGGCAAGACGGCAGGCAGCCCCTTTTACATGGCCCCGGAAATCTACCGCGCCGAGGGCAGCTCCCCGGCCAGTGACGTATACAGCCTGGGAATCCTGGCGTACGAGATGCTGACCCACGAGCGTCCCTTTCGCGGCTCGACATATGAGCAACTGATGGCCGCTCACCTGGCCAGCTATCCACGACCGCTGGTCAACCAGGCTCCCGAGGTTCCGCGCCCGTTGGCCCTGCTGCTCGAACGCGCCTTTGCCAAGTCGCCGCAGGAGCGGCCCGACGCGCCAACCCTGCTGCGGGCCCTGGAAGGTGCTTTGGGACGCGCCCCCGAGACCGGACCCTTCACTCCGGTCACCGCCGCTGCCAACCCGGTGGTCGTTGGCCGTCACGGTCCAACAACCCGGGGGGTCGGCGCGGCCAGCACCCTTTCCTCACCGGAAAAGCCCGACAGGGAAAACAAGCCCGCCTTCTGGAATCCGTTCAAGAAACGCTGA
- a CDS encoding Na+/H+ antiporter subunit E produces the protein MSGLLLNVVLAFSWALFLGDVNLRNLVVGYALGFGVVALFRGVLGDRYVSRTGAALSFVFFFLRELAVANVQVALFALRPQPNLQPVIVAVPLRLQDDSSITFLAAAITLLPGTVAMGVSPDRKFLYAHAIGLPTLDAARTSIQNVEDRLLPFLK, from the coding sequence ATGAGTGGGCTGCTGCTCAACGTGGTGCTGGCCTTCTCGTGGGCCCTGTTTCTCGGGGACGTGAATTTGCGCAACCTGGTGGTCGGGTACGCCCTGGGCTTCGGAGTGGTGGCCCTCTTTCGTGGCGTGCTCGGCGACCGTTACGTGTCCCGCACGGGCGCCGCGTTGTCCTTCGTGTTCTTCTTTCTGCGCGAGCTGGCCGTCGCGAACGTGCAGGTTGCCCTGTTCGCCTTGCGGCCACAACCGAATCTGCAGCCTGTGATCGTCGCGGTGCCCCTGCGCCTCCAGGACGACAGCTCGATCACCTTTCTGGCCGCCGCCATCACCCTGCTGCCGGGCACTGTCGCGATGGGCGTCTCGCCGGACCGCAAGTTTCTGTACGCGCACGCCATCGGCCTGCCCACGCTGGACGCCGCGAGAACGTCCATTCAGAACGTCGAAGACCGCCTGCTGCCCTTTCTGAAGTAA
- the mgtE gene encoding magnesium transporter, whose protein sequence is MKQHLIPKRSMVQLIEEGQLGEARAHLVTLTAPEVAVVLEDLSAPRQALLYRLLPPTLAADVFAYLDAEQQRALLGALTESETRALLAELDPDDRTQLFEELPARVVRELMELLSPVDLVQARELLGYPPQSVGRVMTPHFVAVRPEWTVEEALAFVRLRDVPGEAVNVIYVENEHGVLLDALALRVFVLAQPQARVESIMDRRFVSLSAHADREEAVNLMADYDLEALPVVDDAGALLGVVTFDDVIDIAELEATEDFQRYGAVEPLQGGAGRVGGRELYRKRVGWLVVLVFVNLLSGAIISQYEDVITQVVSLVVFLPLLIGSSGNAGAQASTLMVRAMATGDVRPGDWGRLLGRELLVSGAIGLTMGLAVSLLGLYRGGPMVALVVASTMLLVVVVGSLIGVSLPFVLQRLKLDPATASAPLVTSLADISGVAIYFLIANWLLMR, encoded by the coding sequence ATGAAACAGCACCTCATCCCGAAACGGTCGATGGTGCAGCTCATCGAAGAAGGACAGCTGGGCGAGGCCCGGGCGCACCTGGTCACCCTCACCGCGCCCGAAGTGGCCGTGGTGCTGGAAGACCTGAGCGCACCCCGGCAGGCGCTCCTCTACCGTCTGCTTCCGCCCACCCTGGCGGCGGACGTGTTTGCCTATCTGGACGCCGAGCAGCAGCGTGCGCTGCTCGGCGCGCTGACGGAGAGCGAAACCCGCGCCCTGCTGGCCGAACTCGACCCGGATGACCGCACGCAGCTGTTCGAAGAACTGCCTGCCAGGGTCGTGCGGGAATTGATGGAACTGCTCAGCCCGGTGGACCTCGTGCAGGCACGTGAGCTGCTGGGCTACCCGCCGCAGAGCGTGGGCCGGGTGATGACACCGCATTTTGTGGCCGTGCGTCCCGAGTGGACGGTCGAGGAGGCTCTGGCCTTCGTGCGCCTGCGGGATGTGCCCGGCGAGGCCGTCAACGTCATTTACGTTGAGAATGAGCATGGTGTGCTGCTAGACGCGCTGGCGCTGCGGGTGTTCGTGCTGGCCCAGCCGCAGGCGCGCGTGGAGAGCATCATGGACCGGCGCTTCGTGAGCCTCTCGGCACACGCCGACCGCGAGGAAGCCGTCAATTTGATGGCCGACTACGACCTGGAGGCCTTGCCGGTCGTGGATGACGCGGGCGCCTTGCTGGGCGTGGTGACCTTCGACGATGTGATCGACATCGCCGAACTGGAAGCCACCGAGGACTTCCAGCGCTACGGCGCGGTCGAGCCGCTGCAAGGCGGCGCCGGGCGGGTCGGCGGACGGGAGCTGTACCGCAAGCGCGTCGGGTGGCTGGTGGTGCTGGTGTTCGTGAACCTGCTGTCGGGGGCCATCATCAGCCAGTACGAGGACGTGATTACGCAGGTCGTGTCGCTGGTGGTGTTTTTGCCGCTGCTGATCGGGTCGAGCGGCAACGCGGGTGCGCAGGCCTCTACCCTGATGGTGCGGGCCATGGCGACCGGCGACGTGCGGCCAGGGGACTGGGGCCGTCTGCTGGGCCGCGAACTGCTGGTCTCGGGGGCCATCGGCCTCACCATGGGGCTGGCGGTGTCCTTGCTGGGTCTCTACCGGGGTGGGCCGATGGTGGCGCTGGTGGTGGCGTCCACCATGCTGCTGGTCGTGGTGGTCGGCAGCCTGATCGGCGTGTCGCTGCCCTTCGTGCTGCAGCGTCTCAAGCTCGATCCGGCCACGGCGAGCGCACCGCTGGTGACCTCGCTGGCCGACATCAGTGGCGTGGCGATCTACTTTCTCATCGCCAACTGGCTGCTGATGCGCTGA
- a CDS encoding Ppx/GppA phosphatase family protein: protein MRVAVADVGTNSCHLLIAESRGSGYRILDALKERTRLGEYLSQGRVTEQGYVRLEEALRRFKQLAQSAGCADLRVYATSAMREALNGGEIAERLRTSTGVYPQIISGEREGALTYLGAAHSVEFSGDNLLLDLGGGSLEIARGDEREAHTVVSLPLGSVRMRLAHLQADPPGARAIRELDATVRGALLPHLKTFALREDTRVIGSSGTFEAVAGMLSARAGHGAGALGGPVNGYSFRLEELGALLDDLRKLSSAKRAKFPGLDKTRTDIIVAGLVVLHATLSALGASRVTVSEGALREGMLVEYLAQEAEWEAGLSARQRSVLEVAERFRIDLAHDRQVMTLARDLFSRLEGAGEAFPAEARSLLTAGALLHEIGLIVAQSSHHKHGHYLTRFAGLRGYEPWQVDVVALLVRYHRKSPPKSSHLEFTAISPEHQRLVVRLAAILRVADGLDRSHTQGAGITALGKHGKNWTLQVTNATELDLHGAREKRDMWESAFGPLHIEG from the coding sequence ATGCGCGTCGCCGTCGCCGATGTGGGCACCAACTCCTGCCATCTCCTGATCGCCGAGTCCCGTGGAAGCGGATACCGCATTCTCGACGCCCTGAAAGAACGAACCCGGCTGGGTGAGTACCTCTCGCAGGGACGCGTCACCGAGCAGGGTTACGTCCGCCTGGAAGAGGCACTGCGGCGCTTCAAGCAGCTGGCGCAGAGCGCGGGGTGTGCCGATCTGCGCGTGTACGCCACCTCGGCCATGCGCGAAGCCCTCAACGGAGGCGAGATTGCCGAGCGTCTGCGCACCTCGACCGGCGTGTACCCGCAGATCATCAGCGGCGAGCGGGAAGGCGCGCTGACGTACCTGGGCGCGGCTCACAGTGTCGAGTTCTCCGGCGACAACCTGCTGCTCGATCTGGGCGGCGGCAGCCTGGAGATCGCGCGCGGCGACGAGCGGGAGGCGCACACGGTCGTGAGCCTGCCGCTGGGCTCGGTGCGGATGCGTCTCGCGCACCTGCAGGCCGACCCACCCGGCGCGCGCGCCATCCGGGAACTCGACGCCACCGTGCGCGGCGCGCTGTTGCCACACCTCAAGACCTTCGCCCTCAGGGAAGACACACGCGTCATCGGTTCGAGCGGAACCTTCGAGGCGGTGGCCGGTATGTTAAGTGCCCGCGCAGGACACGGTGCGGGCGCACTGGGCGGCCCGGTGAACGGGTACAGCTTCCGGCTGGAGGAACTGGGCGCCCTGCTCGACGATTTGCGCAAGCTGAGCAGCGCCAAGCGCGCAAAGTTCCCGGGACTCGACAAGACGCGCACGGACATCATCGTGGCCGGGCTGGTGGTATTGCACGCCACCCTGAGCGCGCTGGGCGCGTCGCGCGTCACGGTGTCCGAGGGAGCGCTGCGCGAAGGAATGCTGGTCGAGTACCTCGCCCAGGAAGCCGAGTGGGAAGCGGGCCTGAGTGCCCGACAACGCAGCGTGCTGGAAGTGGCAGAGCGCTTCCGGATCGACCTGGCGCACGACCGGCAGGTGATGACGCTGGCACGCGACCTGTTCTCCCGGCTGGAAGGAGCCGGAGAAGCCTTCCCAGCCGAGGCACGCAGCCTGCTCACCGCCGGAGCGCTGCTGCACGAAATCGGCTTGATCGTCGCGCAAAGCAGCCACCACAAGCACGGTCATTACCTGACGCGCTTTGCGGGCCTGCGCGGATACGAACCCTGGCAGGTGGACGTGGTAGCGCTGCTGGTGCGCTACCACCGCAAAAGCCCGCCCAAATCCAGCCATCTGGAATTCACGGCCATCAGCCCTGAGCATCAGCGTCTGGTGGTGCGGCTCGCCGCCATTCTGCGGGTCGCTGATGGGCTCGACCGCTCGCACACGCAGGGCGCGGGCATCACGGCCCTCGGGAAACATGGCAAGAACTGGACACTTCAGGTGACGAACGCCACCGAACTCGACTTGCACGGCGCGCGTGAAAAACGTGACATGTGGGAAAGTGCGTTTGGCCCCCTGCACATCGAGGGTTGA
- a CDS encoding metal-dependent hydrolase translates to MRITYYGQSAFLLEIGEHTVLIDPFIQGNPRCPVSLEELLGRSVGAVLVTHAHGDHWGNTLDFARAGALVVGTAEIGNYAQKNGAERVAPANIGGTVRLPWGSVYLTPAWHSSSFPDGTYGGMPTGLVIEAEGKRLYHAGDTCLFGDMRLIGERGLDLAMLPVGDSYTMGPEEAARCLDLLQPRHAVPMHYATFPPLFGDPEVFAQGARERGVEPHVLQPGESFEL, encoded by the coding sequence ATGCGTATCACCTATTACGGACAGTCGGCGTTTCTGCTGGAGATTGGCGAACACACCGTCCTCATCGACCCGTTCATTCAGGGCAACCCGCGCTGCCCGGTCTCGCTGGAAGAACTGCTGGGGCGTTCGGTCGGCGCCGTACTCGTGACGCACGCGCACGGCGACCACTGGGGCAACACGCTGGACTTCGCCCGAGCGGGCGCCCTGGTGGTCGGCACTGCTGAAATAGGGAATTACGCGCAAAAAAACGGTGCCGAGCGGGTGGCTCCGGCCAACATCGGCGGCACCGTGCGCCTGCCGTGGGGCAGTGTGTACCTGACACCGGCGTGGCATTCGAGTTCTTTTCCAGACGGCACCTACGGTGGTATGCCGACGGGTCTGGTCATCGAAGCCGAGGGCAAACGCCTCTATCACGCGGGTGATACCTGCCTGTTCGGCGATATGCGTCTGATCGGTGAACGGGGCCTGGATCTGGCCATGCTGCCGGTCGGTGACAGCTACACCATGGGCCCCGAGGAAGCGGCGCGCTGCCTGGATCTGCTGCAACCCCGTCACGCGGTGCCGATGCACTACGCAACCTTTCCGCCGCTCTTTGGCGACCCGGAAGTCTTCGCGCAGGGCGCGCGTGAGCGTGGCGTGGAACCGCATGTGCTGCAACCGGGCGAGTCCTTCGAGCTGTAG